In Phenylobacterium koreense, one DNA window encodes the following:
- a CDS encoding ribbon-helix-helix domain-containing protein has protein sequence MPLKKRSILLSGHATSMALEPEFWEVLDAMAAADGVSLAVLIAGIDASRGDRPLASACRVAALAFVKASA, from the coding sequence ATGCCGCTGAAGAAACGCTCGATCCTGCTGTCCGGCCACGCCACCTCAATGGCCCTTGAGCCGGAGTTCTGGGAAGTTCTGGACGCCATGGCCGCCGCAGACGGCGTGAGCCTGGCCGTCCTGATCGCCGGGATCGACGCTTCGCGCGGCGACCGCCCCCTCGCCTCGGCCTGCCGCGTGGCGGCGCTGGCGTTCGTGAAGGCCTCGGCCTAG